From one Paenibacillus terrae HPL-003 genomic stretch:
- the sufB gene encoding Fe-S cluster assembly protein SufB, producing MAKKAPEMEEYKYGFRDEHKSIFQTGKGLTPEIVKEISKIKDEPEWMLEFRLKALKQFEKMPMPNWGGDMNELDFDDIQYYVRPSEKQGKTWEEVPTEIKETFDKLGIPEAEQKFLAGVSAQYESEVVYHSMQKELEDQGVIFMDTDTALREHPEILKEYFATVVPPADNKFAALNSAVWSGGSFIYVPKGVKCEVPLQAYFRINSENMGQFERTLIIADEDSFVHYVEGCTAPIYSTNSLHSAVVEIICKKNARVRYTTIQNWAPNIYNLVTKRAVAEENATMEWVDGNIGSKLTMKYPAVVLKGRGAKGMVLSIAVAGKGQHQDAGAKMIHLAPDTTSTIVSKSISKHGGKVTYRGLASFGRQAQGAKSNIKCDTLILDNQSTSDTIPYNEIMNDDITLEHEATVSKVSEDQLFYLMSRGLTEAEATQMIVMGFIEPFTKELPMEYAVEMNRLIKFEMEGSIG from the coding sequence ATGGCCAAGAAAGCACCGGAAATGGAAGAGTATAAATATGGCTTTCGTGATGAGCACAAATCCATTTTCCAAACAGGTAAGGGTCTCACTCCGGAAATCGTAAAGGAAATCTCCAAAATTAAGGATGAGCCAGAATGGATGCTGGAATTTCGTCTGAAAGCACTAAAACAGTTTGAAAAAATGCCTATGCCAAACTGGGGCGGAGATATGAATGAGCTGGATTTCGACGATATCCAGTACTATGTAAGACCTTCCGAAAAGCAAGGGAAAACGTGGGAAGAGGTTCCTACGGAAATTAAGGAAACCTTTGATAAACTGGGAATTCCTGAAGCGGAGCAAAAGTTTTTGGCTGGTGTATCCGCACAGTATGAATCCGAGGTTGTTTACCATAGTATGCAAAAGGAACTGGAAGATCAGGGCGTTATTTTCATGGACACCGATACGGCGCTGCGTGAGCATCCTGAAATTCTGAAAGAGTATTTTGCGACAGTTGTACCTCCTGCGGACAACAAGTTTGCAGCACTGAACAGTGCGGTATGGTCAGGTGGCAGCTTTATCTACGTACCCAAAGGTGTAAAATGTGAGGTTCCATTGCAGGCTTACTTCCGTATTAACTCGGAAAATATGGGACAATTCGAGCGTACGCTCATTATTGCCGACGAAGACAGCTTTGTGCATTACGTAGAAGGCTGTACGGCTCCGATTTATAGCACGAACTCGCTGCATAGCGCCGTGGTAGAAATCATTTGTAAGAAAAATGCGCGCGTTCGTTACACAACGATCCAAAACTGGGCGCCAAACATCTACAACCTGGTGACCAAACGTGCGGTTGCAGAAGAAAATGCAACGATGGAATGGGTCGATGGTAACATCGGTTCCAAGCTGACGATGAAATATCCGGCAGTTGTACTGAAAGGCCGTGGAGCTAAAGGGATGGTCTTGTCCATTGCAGTTGCAGGCAAAGGCCAGCATCAGGATGCAGGGGCAAAAATGATCCACTTGGCACCAGATACGACATCGACGATTGTATCCAAGTCGATCAGTAAGCATGGCGGTAAAGTAACGTATCGCGGACTGGCTTCATTCGGCCGTCAGGCTCAAGGGGCAAAATCGAATATCAAGTGTGATACATTGATTTTGGATAATCAGTCGACCTCGGATACCATTCCTTATAATGAAATCATGAACGACGACATTACGCTGGAGCACGAAGCAACGGTTTCCAAGGTATCGGAGGATCAGCTGTTCTATCTGATGAGCCGTGGCCTGACCGAAGCGGAAGCGACACAAATGATCGTTATGGGCTTTATCGAGCCGTTCACCAAAGAACTGCCGATGGAGTACGCGGTTGAGATGAACCGTTTAATCAAGTTTGAAATGGAAGGTTCCATAGGATAA